In Palaemon carinicauda isolate YSFRI2023 chromosome 38, ASM3689809v2, whole genome shotgun sequence, a single window of DNA contains:
- the LOC137630365 gene encoding uncharacterized protein DKFZp434B061-like, translated as MLAKVGSPSTPARAGEPLRTSDRWEPHRASKSGEAPPRQWEQGSPSAPARGGNPLRACKSGGAPPRQWERGSPTMPARAGEPHHASKSGGAPLCQRERGSPFAAARAGESHHASRSGGALPCQREWGSPTAPARVGEPHRTSKSRGSSSVPAKAGEHHLASGSEGVPPCQRKQVSHSPPGKAGEPHRASESGGAPPRK; from the coding sequence ATGTTAGCGAAAGTGGGAAGCCCCTCCACGCCAGcaagagcgggggagcccctccgtACCAGCGATAGGTGGGAGCCCCACCGTGCCAGCAAGAGCGGGGAAGCCCCACCACGCCAGTGGGAACAGGGGAGCCCCTCCGCGCCAGCGAGAGGGGGGAACCCCCTCCGAGCCTGCAAGAGCGGGGGAGCCCCACCACGTCAGTGGGAGCGAGGGAGCCCCACCATGCCAGCAAGAGCGGGGGAGCCCCACCATGCCAGCAAGAGCGGGGGAGCCCCACTATGCCAGCGGGAGAGGGGGAGCCCTTTCGCGGCAGCGAGAGCAGGGGAGTCCCACCACGCCAGCAGGAGCGGGGGAGCCCTTCCGTGCCAGCGAGAGTGGGGGAGCCCAACCGCGCCAGCGAGAGTGGGGGAGCCCCACCGCACCAGCAAGAGCCGGGGTAGCTCTTCTGTGCCAGCGAAAGCGGGGGAGCACCACCTCGCCAGTGGGAGCGAGGGagtcccaccctgccagcggaagcAGGTGAGCCACTCCCCGCCAGGTAAAGCGGGGGAGCCCCACCGTGCCAGCGAGAGTGGGGGAGCCCCACCACGCAAGTGA